From one Anabas testudineus chromosome 21, fAnaTes1.2, whole genome shotgun sequence genomic stretch:
- the LOC113173417 gene encoding trace amine-associated receptor 13c-like, which translates to MVLISIDRYVAICDPLHYSIKVTPKRVQVRAMRSQIVVVSYQRSVSLKAKKSEMKAARTLGVVVELCFPHLNTSCRKPKRPHSHTVLIYIVLSFISLLTASLNLLVIISISHFKQLHTTTNLLLLSLAVSDFSVSVPWLFQIMLVDGCWFLGDIMCSLYCILDYIMTSTSIGTMVLISVDRYVAICDPLHYPTRITPRRVQTCVILCWICSFFFVNMIMKDNLKQPGRYNSCAGECVIIFNKNQKVADLILTFIVPITAIVVLYMRVFFVAVSQARAMRSHIVFVSYQRSVSVSAKKSEVKAARTLGVVIVVFLLCLCPYFCVALIDKDEFNTSSSAFILYLFYFNSCLNPIVYALFYPWFRKSIRMIVTLQIFKPGSCETNVV; encoded by the exons ATGGTTCTCATATCTATTGACcgttatgtggctatttgtgacccTCTACATTACTCCATCAAAGTCACACCAAAAAGAGTTCag GttcgagccatgaggtctcagaTTGTCGTGGTCTCATACCAACGTTCAGTCAGTCTAAAAGCTAAGAAATCTGagatgaaagcagccaggactcttggtgttgtt gttgaactctgctttccacatctcaacacctcctgcaggaaaccaaagcgtcctcactctcacactgttcttatttacattgttctgtccttcatctctctacttaCTGCATCTCTCAACCTactggtcatcatctccatctcccacttcaa gcagctccacactacCACCaacctccttcttctctctctggctgtctcagatttctctgTAAGCGTCCCCTGGTTGTTTCAGATTATGCTCGTAGACggctgctggtttcttggtgacATTATGTGTagtctgtactgtattttagacTACATTATGACCTCTACCTCAATAGGAACCATGGTTCTCATATCAGTTGACCgatatgtggctatttgtgaccctctgcattatcCCACCAGAATCACTCCAAGAAGAGTTCAGACTTGTGTTATTCTGTGTTGGatctgttctttcttctttgtaaACATGATCATGAAGGATAATCttaaacaaccaggcaggtataatTCCTGTGCTGGTGAATGTGTAATAATCTTTAACAAGAATCAAAAAGTTGCAGATCTTATTTTGACCTTTATCGTTCCTATTACTGCCATcgtagttctgtatatgagagtattttttgtggctgtgtctcaggctcgtgccatgaggtctcacattgtgtttgtctcatacCAACGTTCAGTGAGTGTCTCTGCTAAGAAATCTGAggtgaaagcagccaggactctcggtgttgttatagttgtgtttcttttgtgccTCTGtccatatttctgtgttgcaCTTATAGACAAGGACGAGTTCAATACTTCATCTTCTGcctttattttatatcttttctATTTCAACTCCTGCCTAAATCCCATTGTATATGCTTTGttttacccctggttcagaaaatctaTTAGAATGATTGTTACACTTCAGATTTTCAAGCCTGGCTCCTGTGAGACTAATGTGGTTTGA